A portion of the Eubacterium maltosivorans genome contains these proteins:
- a CDS encoding MFS transporter has product MNERTKKRTLAIFILVSFVCAFAYYMPSLRYTFYDQMKSAFMLTDTQMGLVASAKALANTVCYPISGYFASKFSTKKLFIVSLIGFLVLTAWYWLAHTYVEVMIIFALHSFFAIATFWSAYLNAVRALGTEENQGKMFGSSEATRGIAQTIAGFICLWIVGLVGNSLFTGFRGALFFCMIAYVLLLVATIFIMPDEDPVKAEAKKEKSGLKGFMEAVKDPAIWVVTFVVMCAYVSWTVGNGYMTTYTVRVLNISQQTASTIGIVRSYIIVLVAGFLGGYVVDKFSYKGQAFIVLFTLVAGLTAGVIFTSFNVTLCVIITLVLALIVNIMKSTYWSTMGQAGISIEKTAMATGVISFIAFIPDFFVGPICGSWLDAAEAAGNVAVGFNKIFVFLIVFSVLGIVSAVILLKRTKSAEKSVKNTI; this is encoded by the coding sequence ATGAACGAGAGGACTAAAAAAAGGACGCTTGCGATTTTTATTCTTGTCAGTTTTGTATGCGCATTTGCCTATTATATGCCATCCTTGCGGTATACATTTTATGATCAGATGAAATCAGCGTTTATGCTGACAGATACGCAGATGGGTCTGGTGGCTTCGGCTAAAGCCCTGGCTAATACAGTATGTTATCCCATTTCCGGGTATTTTGCATCCAAGTTTTCAACCAAGAAGCTTTTTATCGTTTCTTTAATCGGATTTTTGGTGTTGACCGCCTGGTATTGGCTGGCACACACATATGTTGAGGTCATGATTATTTTTGCCCTGCATTCATTCTTTGCCATCGCGACTTTTTGGTCAGCTTATTTAAATGCTGTCCGCGCTCTTGGAACAGAAGAAAATCAGGGAAAAATGTTTGGGAGCAGTGAAGCGACGCGCGGGATTGCGCAGACCATCGCCGGATTCATTTGCCTGTGGATTGTGGGACTGGTTGGAAATTCACTTTTTACAGGATTCCGCGGCGCTCTTTTCTTCTGCATGATTGCCTATGTTTTACTTCTGGTTGCGACGATTTTTATTATGCCAGACGAAGACCCGGTTAAGGCCGAGGCAAAGAAAGAAAAGTCTGGACTCAAGGGATTCATGGAGGCTGTGAAAGATCCGGCGATCTGGGTAGTTACTTTTGTGGTTATGTGCGCATATGTATCGTGGACGGTTGGAAACGGCTATATGACGACCTACACAGTGCGGGTGCTCAATATTTCACAGCAGACGGCCAGCACAATTGGCATTGTCAGAAGCTACATAATTGTTTTGGTAGCTGGATTTTTAGGTGGATATGTTGTCGATAAATTTTCATATAAAGGACAGGCTTTTATTGTGCTTTTTACCTTGGTTGCAGGTTTAACAGCCGGGGTGATATTCACGTCCTTTAACGTCACTTTGTGTGTAATCATCACTCTGGTTTTAGCGCTTATTGTTAACATTATGAAATCAACCTACTGGTCAACAATGGGACAGGCAGGTATTTCGATTGAAAAAACAGCTATGGCAACAGGTGTTATATCCTTTATTGCTTTTATTCCAGACTTTTTTGTAGGGCCGATCTGTGGTTCCTGGCTCGATGCGGCAGAAGCGGCTGGCAATGTTGCGGTTGGATTTAATAAAATATTTGTTTTTCTCATTGTGTTTTCAGTTTTGGGAATTGTCTCAGCGGTTATTTTGCTCAAAAGGACCAAGAGCGCAGAAAAAAGCGTCAAAAATACGATTTAA
- a CDS encoding sodium/glutamate symporter, giving the protein MEFSFNTLLIDFALASLLMVFAQFLRSKVKIVQRLLLPAPLIAGVIGLVGGRCFLNVLPFSKEIINYPVFLIVVLFGGLFIGNKGTGLMKAIKKTQDTFYLNLAAELGQYGFSLLAGFIFIPLLFPAVNTSIALLLPSGFVGGHGYAVAIGSTLQEITGWEHAVAIGQTFATIGLIVALLIGIILIKYGISKGYPTYIKSMQKLPESMRTGFYSPNEQDAYGRKTTSAISVETYTWHIGLVLTATGGAYLIDFYYQKLGLPFALPLVCLALFCGIMINAFLKAAKLNQYVDKEIITHIGSSITDYLLFFGVASLDIKIVFAYWKPILFLCLFGILYCIMFVFLIGKRYFVSNWFERGIFIFGWNTGIAAMGIILLRILDPEFKTTVLTDYSLAYSVIALVEILIVTFLPVFVGYGYGFVCSVVLILCFVLLVLRARFYKKSTE; this is encoded by the coding sequence ATGGAGTTTTCGTTTAATACCTTGCTGATTGACTTTGCTCTGGCATCTTTGCTGATGGTATTTGCGCAGTTTTTGCGCTCAAAGGTAAAAATTGTTCAGAGACTTCTGTTGCCCGCTCCATTGATTGCAGGTGTTATTGGCTTAGTCGGTGGACGCTGCTTTTTGAATGTTCTGCCATTCAGTAAAGAAATTATCAATTATCCGGTTTTTCTCATTGTGGTTCTTTTCGGAGGTTTGTTTATTGGAAATAAAGGGACGGGCCTGATGAAAGCCATTAAAAAGACGCAGGACACTTTCTATCTCAATCTTGCTGCTGAGCTGGGACAGTATGGTTTTTCACTGTTGGCAGGCTTCATCTTTATTCCCCTTCTTTTTCCAGCAGTCAATACTTCTATCGCGCTGCTGCTGCCGTCCGGATTTGTCGGTGGACATGGATATGCCGTTGCCATTGGGAGCACGCTTCAGGAGATAACAGGATGGGAACATGCTGTCGCTATTGGACAGACGTTTGCCACCATCGGTTTAATCGTAGCCCTTTTAATTGGGATTATCTTAATAAAGTATGGCATATCAAAAGGATACCCTACATATATTAAAAGCATGCAGAAGCTGCCGGAGTCGATGCGAACAGGATTTTATTCACCAAATGAGCAGGATGCCTACGGAAGAAAAACGACATCGGCAATTTCTGTTGAGACTTATACATGGCATATTGGTTTAGTGTTAACCGCGACGGGCGGCGCCTATCTGATTGATTTCTACTATCAAAAACTGGGTCTTCCTTTTGCCCTTCCGCTGGTCTGTCTTGCCCTTTTCTGTGGTATTATGATCAATGCCTTTTTAAAAGCGGCTAAGCTTAATCAATATGTGGACAAAGAGATTATCACTCACATCGGCAGCTCCATTACCGATTATCTTCTGTTCTTCGGTGTGGCGTCACTGGATATTAAAATTGTGTTCGCTTATTGGAAGCCGATACTCTTTCTTTGCCTGTTTGGTATTTTGTACTGTATTATGTTTGTTTTTCTCATTGGAAAGCGTTATTTTGTATCGAACTGGTTTGAGCGTGGCATTTTTATTTTTGGCTGGAACACAGGAATCGCAGCGATGGGGATCATCCTCCTTAGGATTCTTGACCCTGAATTCAAAACAACGGTTTTGACGGACTATTCCCTGGCCTATTCTGTCATCGCTTTGGTGGAGATTTTAATTGTAACGTTTTTGCCGGTTTTTGTGGGATACGGATACGGCTTTGTTTGTTCAGTTGTTTTGATTTTATGCTTTGTTTTATTAGTTTTACGCGCCAGGTTTTATAAGAAATCGACAGAGTAA
- a CDS encoding TetR/AcrR family transcriptional regulator, producing MAKKRDKNEIYNKLLSETKNLFKQNGYDGTSMRDIAAAAGVNVSLTYYYFPDGKYTIAKMMCDDFSRKCAKTMHDYLDDQDPLLYSLVFYRYILRELLDSKNDLDFYIETWMDADYISPPLFLFTYNAFQDMNRTEDYQFSEKLGIKSNGIWTALNKAKISGTIEISYEEIRDETDTARMLMMGLSYQEAREYIDLAEKQLAQIPVMHYTIL from the coding sequence ATGGCAAAAAAAAGAGATAAAAATGAAATTTATAATAAACTCTTAAGTGAAACCAAAAATCTGTTTAAGCAAAATGGCTATGACGGAACCTCAATGCGTGATATCGCTGCGGCTGCAGGTGTTAATGTATCTTTAACCTACTATTATTTTCCAGACGGAAAATATACCATCGCAAAAATGATGTGCGATGATTTTTCGAGGAAATGCGCTAAAACAATGCATGATTATCTGGATGATCAGGACCCCTTGCTCTACTCACTTGTTTTTTACCGCTATATTCTGCGCGAATTGCTCGACAGTAAAAATGATTTAGATTTTTATATCGAAACCTGGATGGACGCAGACTATATATCACCACCCTTATTTTTATTTACATATAATGCCTTTCAGGACATGAACCGAACAGAAGATTATCAGTTTTCAGAAAAGCTTGGCATTAAGTCTAACGGCATCTGGACTGCCCTGAACAAGGCAAAGATCTCCGGTACCATCGAGATTTCCTACGAAGAAATACGTGACGAAACAGACACCGCCCGAATGCTGATGATGGGGCTTTCCTATCAGGAAGCACGGGAATATATTGATCTCGCAGAAAAACAGCTTGCCCAGATCCCGGTTATGCATTATACGATTCTATAA
- a CDS encoding L-serine ammonia-lyase, iron-sulfur-dependent, subunit alpha, which translates to MKKVRIEFARDGAYTEMYQGQRSDMGFINGLLGHRPEDPRLRDAFTLAKEAGVEVTFEISDFVPIKPNLSRMTLWDDCGETAEIYTDSTGGGTVRLLKINGFDVSITGDCFELVLQSEASGNSAEELMQACLSLFSENEGSSLSAGDKGCLINIKSRTEIPEEIINRIKQLESVESVHLITPILVVTSNKNAVLPFHSAEELQRLAEENHKELWELAIDYEKARSGWNDKAIKNYMRFVIETMEAGVREALKGDIEMNGVLKPTAGKIGNFIEHDRRALDMGLLNAMVPWSVATMEYSSAMGVVLCAPTGGSAGVFPGAVLAAANQLKLDMDEKIKLMLTTAVIGIAMSKDHNYSAELYGCQVEPGAASAMAAGALVFLMGGTPRQSLMAASCAVQNILGTICDPVAGLVQLPCISRNAMSVANSLVSANMVMGGYDPLIPLDQAAETMFRVGMQLPSELRCTCKGGLCTTPCGQQLAKEQDLRNQQR; encoded by the coding sequence TTGAAAAAAGTCCGAATTGAATTTGCCAGAGATGGCGCTTATACCGAAATGTATCAGGGACAGCGCTCGGATATGGGATTTATTAACGGGCTTTTGGGCCACAGGCCAGAAGATCCGCGTCTGCGCGACGCCTTTACTCTGGCAAAAGAGGCCGGCGTGGAGGTCACGTTTGAAATCAGTGACTTTGTGCCCATAAAGCCAAATTTATCCCGCATGACACTCTGGGACGACTGCGGAGAGACTGCCGAAATCTATACCGACTCGACAGGCGGAGGAACTGTCCGGTTGTTAAAAATAAACGGGTTTGATGTGTCCATCACAGGCGACTGCTTTGAGCTGGTGCTGCAGAGCGAAGCAAGCGGAAACTCAGCCGAAGAACTGATGCAGGCTTGTCTCTCGCTGTTTTCCGAAAACGAGGGCTCCTCGCTTTCAGCCGGAGATAAGGGCTGTCTTATTAATATTAAAAGCCGAACGGAAATCCCTGAAGAAATCATCAACCGGATTAAGCAGCTTGAAAGCGTTGAGAGTGTTCACCTTATCACCCCGATTCTGGTGGTCACTTCCAATAAAAATGCGGTGCTCCCCTTTCACAGTGCGGAGGAACTGCAGCGTTTGGCGGAAGAAAACCATAAAGAGCTCTGGGAATTGGCCATTGACTATGAAAAGGCGCGGAGCGGCTGGAATGATAAGGCCATAAAAAACTACATGCGTTTTGTCATCGAGACGATGGAAGCTGGTGTCCGGGAAGCCCTCAAGGGCGATATCGAAATGAACGGCGTGCTAAAACCAACCGCCGGAAAAATCGGAAACTTCATCGAACATGACCGGCGCGCTCTGGATATGGGACTATTAAACGCCATGGTCCCTTGGTCTGTGGCGACGATGGAATACAGCAGCGCCATGGGTGTGGTGCTCTGCGCGCCGACGGGCGGCTCGGCCGGTGTTTTTCCCGGCGCTGTTCTGGCAGCGGCAAATCAATTAAAGCTGGACATGGATGAAAAAATAAAACTCATGCTCACAACCGCTGTCATCGGCATCGCCATGTCCAAAGATCATAACTACTCCGCAGAGCTGTACGGATGCCAGGTGGAGCCGGGCGCTGCGTCGGCCATGGCGGCAGGTGCTCTTGTGTTTTTAATGGGGGGAACGCCCAGACAGTCCCTGATGGCAGCCTCCTGTGCCGTTCAGAATATCCTCGGTACAATCTGTGACCCGGTAGCCGGATTGGTCCAGCTGCCCTGTATCAGCCGAAACGCCATGTCTGTGGCCAATTCCCTTGTCAGCGCAAACATGGTGATGGGGGGGTATGATCCGCTGATTCCTCTTGATCAGGCCGCGGAGACGATGTTCAGAGTCGGCATGCAGCTGCCAAGCGAGCTGCGCTGTACCTGTAAGGGCGGTTTATGCACAACACCCTGTGGCCAGCAGCTGGCAAAGGAACAGGATTTGAGAAACCAACAGCGATAA
- a CDS encoding helix-turn-helix domain-containing protein produces MKNNERPSPVKVGEKLRNLRKKKGLTLKKLSEKAELSIGYLSNLERDACSPTLENIQKICGILDVSLSELLEENIESRTVIKKNERTVIFEKEGAVCYESIVFGEDEMEGLCITLEPHTKYDASNWVHNYDEIGLIIEGSMEIRIEKDYHHLNKGDAFYIKAKTNHSLSNDTDARCISYWVKSLQSE; encoded by the coding sequence ATGAAAAACAACGAGCGGCCTTCACCTGTAAAAGTGGGGGAAAAACTCCGAAACCTAAGAAAGAAAAAAGGGCTGACGTTAAAAAAGCTTTCCGAAAAGGCAGAGCTGTCCATTGGATATTTGAGTAACCTGGAGCGTGACGCCTGCAGCCCTACCCTTGAGAATATCCAGAAAATATGCGGTATTCTGGATGTTTCCCTGAGTGAGCTGCTGGAGGAAAATATCGAAAGCCGCACAGTCATAAAAAAAAATGAACGTACGGTTATTTTTGAAAAAGAAGGGGCTGTCTGTTACGAATCCATTGTGTTTGGCGAGGATGAGATGGAGGGACTGTGTATCACACTGGAGCCTCATACAAAATATGACGCCTCGAACTGGGTGCATAACTATGATGAAATAGGCCTGATTATCGAGGGGAGCATGGAAATACGGATCGAGAAGGACTACCATCACCTGAACAAGGGAGACGCATTTTATATCAAGGCTAAAACGAATCACAGTCTGAGCAATGATACGGATGCCCGCTGTATCAGCTACTGGGTAAAAAGCCTACAGTCAGAGTAG
- a CDS encoding MFS transporter codes for MKKFNFQTFMVFFILSATVALAYQIPYLRYTFYDQFAAAYQFSNTQIGLLASALTFTNTICYPIGGFVADKFSTKTLICITLAAFAVLTAIFALTTNFIVLIIVHILYGFFGIATLWSAYLNGIRNLADKDNQSKIFGSSEATRGIIQTIMGFAFLGILGVMASDAAGIKAVLLFGSGACAVFFVLALIFLPKTEIKAETLDSAENSGKKYSLMEVLKNKGVWVTIFVIMFAYISWTVSNGYLTTYTVQVLNISPATASALGIVRSYIIVLLAGFIGGFVLDKFTYKGKGFLVFFIAIIAAIIGVMFTSTAVPLCIALTLVIAFLANIMKSTYWSIMDQAGVPLGMTAIATGIISFIAFIPDFLVGPVCGKWLDDAAAAGNVAAGFDKIFILLIVSSAIGIVSAILLTKRTKKLESQQKKSEAAD; via the coding sequence ATGAAAAAATTTAATTTTCAGACATTTATGGTGTTTTTTATTCTGAGTGCCACAGTTGCTCTGGCGTATCAGATTCCGTATTTAAGATATACTTTTTATGATCAGTTTGCAGCGGCGTATCAGTTTTCAAACACGCAGATCGGCCTTTTGGCCTCGGCCTTGACCTTTACAAACACAATCTGCTACCCGATTGGCGGCTTTGTCGCGGATAAGTTTTCAACCAAGACCCTGATCTGTATTACGCTTGCGGCCTTTGCCGTTCTTACCGCCATTTTCGCTCTTACAACAAACTTTATTGTTTTAATCATCGTTCATATTTTATACGGATTTTTTGGAATTGCCACCCTGTGGTCGGCTTATCTCAATGGTATCCGCAACCTGGCGGACAAGGATAACCAGAGTAAAATCTTCGGCAGCAGTGAAGCGACCCGCGGGATTATTCAGACCATTATGGGCTTCGCCTTTTTGGGAATTCTGGGGGTGATGGCCAGTGACGCAGCCGGGATTAAAGCAGTGTTACTCTTTGGGAGCGGGGCCTGCGCTGTATTCTTTGTCCTGGCGCTTATCTTTCTGCCAAAAACGGAGATCAAAGCAGAAACACTGGACAGCGCGGAGAACAGTGGCAAAAAATATTCGTTGATGGAGGTTTTGAAAAACAAGGGTGTCTGGGTCACCATTTTTGTCATCATGTTTGCCTACATTTCCTGGACGGTGAGCAACGGCTACCTGACCACCTACACGGTTCAGGTTTTAAACATTTCCCCGGCAACGGCCAGCGCCCTCGGTATTGTCAGAAGCTACATCATCGTGCTGCTGGCAGGTTTTATCGGCGGCTTTGTGCTGGACAAGTTTACGTATAAGGGAAAGGGCTTTCTGGTATTCTTTATTGCCATTATCGCTGCGATCATCGGCGTTATGTTTACCTCCACGGCTGTGCCGCTGTGTATCGCCCTGACACTGGTCATTGCGTTTTTAGCCAATATTATGAAATCCACCTACTGGTCCATCATGGATCAGGCGGGTGTTCCGCTGGGCATGACGGCGATCGCGACAGGCATTATCTCCTTTATCGCCTTTATTCCTGACTTTTTAGTCGGACCTGTCTGCGGTAAATGGCTGGACGACGCGGCAGCAGCAGGAAACGTGGCCGCTGGCTTTGACAAAATTTTCATTCTGCTGATTGTTTCCTCCGCTATCGGTATTGTATCCGCTATCTTATTGACGAAAAGAACCAAAAAACTGGAATCCCAGCAGAAAAAATCAGAAGCGGCTGATTAA
- a CDS encoding trimethylamine methyltransferase family protein: MKAYERFISKNDILKIHENSLDILQTVGMEFDHDEACEVFKKHGAKVDGHKVYIPRKMVEDALKLAKPSFEYTSHKCTKTVGKGSKLFVPLAGYIYNNDHGKIRKCTNRDYVNQFILSETSDVINVSNCNFMIETDHLTDAQRRFGSIAIMLRYSKKMTLFIRPNPLKDPAEKMRAICRELFQFTRRFEGVSKDKICGLGLTTTLTPLSMHFAPVEMIFTCCEENQALLITSVPMPKMTVPGSMAGELAVSNAEVLGGYVLAKLLNPEVAVVYGNTPASANLHTLQLSIGSAETALGVYATAGLADLYNLPFRTGGSLADSKTCDFQAGCETTLITQATVDADTDVILHGAGCLGQFNVGSAEKFVLDEDVIRYALRIREGINCEDKRFCRDEIEKIGPKGSFLMGRTPKMFREEFVVPHLFNKEDPLSWQNNGNKDILEAAREHIKKRIEAFTPPDITKEQQKILEPYLPSEFKERIN, from the coding sequence TTGAAAGCATATGAAAGATTTATTTCAAAAAATGATATTCTGAAAATCCATGAAAATAGTTTGGATATTTTGCAAACAGTGGGGATGGAATTTGATCACGATGAAGCCTGTGAGGTGTTTAAAAAGCATGGGGCGAAGGTTGATGGACATAAGGTTTATATTCCGAGAAAGATGGTTGAGGATGCGCTGAAGCTCGCAAAGCCCAGCTTTGAGTATACGAGCCATAAGTGTACGAAAACAGTCGGTAAGGGGTCAAAGCTTTTTGTTCCGCTGGCCGGATATATTTATAATAATGACCATGGTAAAATTCGTAAATGTACGAACCGGGATTATGTTAATCAGTTTATTCTATCTGAAACAAGCGATGTTATCAATGTGTCTAACTGTAATTTTATGATTGAAACCGACCATTTGACCGATGCTCAGAGGCGTTTTGGCTCCATTGCCATCATGCTCAGATATTCAAAAAAGATGACTTTATTTATCAGGCCAAATCCACTTAAGGATCCGGCTGAAAAAATGCGGGCGATCTGCAGAGAGCTGTTTCAGTTTACGCGCCGCTTCGAAGGAGTGTCAAAAGATAAAATTTGCGGCCTTGGCCTGACAACAACGTTGACACCGCTGAGCATGCACTTTGCTCCGGTTGAGATGATTTTTACCTGTTGCGAAGAAAATCAGGCGCTTCTGATAACCAGCGTGCCAATGCCCAAGATGACAGTGCCGGGTTCCATGGCGGGAGAGCTTGCGGTCAGCAACGCAGAAGTTTTAGGCGGCTATGTGCTGGCAAAGCTTCTGAACCCGGAGGTTGCTGTTGTCTATGGGAATACACCCGCTTCCGCTAATCTGCACACGCTGCAGCTGTCAATCGGTTCTGCCGAGACAGCCCTTGGTGTCTATGCGACCGCTGGGTTGGCCGATCTTTATAATCTGCCTTTCAGGACAGGCGGCAGTCTGGCCGATTCTAAAACATGCGATTTTCAGGCAGGATGTGAAACCACTCTGATTACTCAGGCGACAGTGGATGCAGACACCGATGTGATTCTTCATGGAGCTGGTTGCTTAGGACAGTTTAATGTGGGCAGTGCAGAAAAATTTGTTTTGGATGAAGATGTTATTCGCTATGCGCTTCGGATAAGAGAAGGAATAAACTGCGAGGATAAACGGTTTTGCCGAGATGAAATTGAAAAGATCGGCCCGAAAGGGAGCTTTCTGATGGGAAGAACCCCTAAAATGTTCCGCGAGGAGTTTGTCGTGCCGCACCTGTTCAATAAAGAAGATCCGTTGAGCTGGCAAAACAACGGCAATAAAGACATCCTGGAAGCTGCAAGAGAGCATATTAAGAAACGTATTGAAGCATTTACGCCACCGGACATCACAAAAGAACAGCAGAAGATATTAGAGCCTTATTTGCCATCGGAATTCAAAGAACGCATTAATTAA
- a CDS encoding trimethylamine methyltransferase family protein, with translation MYQNRKLYEKYITQEQVELIHEYSLKILEEVGIAIENDYALEVFKKHGASVEGQVVRIPRNVVMEAIANVPGEFTVHGLEKSVTIGEKYDPVNTGPSVPTMIQDFKNGGSYRDSMLPDVVNYYKLQETSPVVNIAMNSCTDTPDLDKSADDYFTPQLALSLKSVTKPIYQVHCVNTENYKKTDLIQANRNVLNFQKQFYDEWDKYVSLTNCCVLSPLAIGADVAAALIGCALENQPVIPISCSMTNLTSPPSLAGTITHDNATLLSAITLVQLIQPGLGCIYGTVTTPTDMRTIQLAIGSPESYLMMMGSIAMARFYGFPVRSGVGGSNSFDLDYQAGVDAFMMLEPGFMGKTDFMLNSVGSYGTYNLGSPEKMVLDEQTILYQKRINEGLNVTAETIMFDNIKEIGPRGSYLQGRTPKIYRKEHFLPLLFNRDGGKPGALMESKGTLIERASKEVEKRYEAYKAPDLTNRQKELLNTYLPEGYKF, from the coding sequence ATGTATCAAAACAGAAAATTATATGAGAAATATATCACGCAGGAACAGGTTGAGCTGATTCACGAGTATTCATTGAAAATTTTGGAAGAGGTTGGCATCGCCATTGAAAACGACTATGCGCTGGAAGTGTTTAAGAAGCACGGCGCATCGGTAGAGGGGCAGGTTGTCCGAATTCCAAGAAATGTGGTTATGGAGGCTATTGCCAACGTACCTGGCGAATTCACAGTTCATGGGCTGGAAAAATCTGTCACCATTGGTGAAAAGTATGATCCGGTCAATACAGGGCCGAGCGTTCCGACCATGATCCAGGATTTTAAAAATGGTGGAAGCTACAGGGACTCGATGCTTCCAGATGTGGTTAATTACTATAAGCTGCAGGAGACCAGTCCGGTGGTCAATATCGCCATGAATTCCTGTACAGACACGCCGGATTTGGACAAGTCGGCAGATGATTATTTCACACCACAGCTGGCGCTGTCACTCAAATCAGTTACAAAACCGATTTACCAGGTGCACTGCGTCAATACAGAAAACTATAAAAAGACAGACCTGATTCAGGCAAACCGCAACGTCTTAAATTTTCAGAAGCAGTTTTACGATGAATGGGATAAATATGTGAGTTTGACAAACTGCTGCGTTTTGTCGCCGCTGGCCATCGGGGCAGATGTCGCGGCAGCCTTGATCGGATGTGCCCTGGAGAACCAGCCGGTGATTCCGATCTCCTGCTCCATGACAAATTTAACATCCCCGCCTTCTCTGGCAGGCACCATCACCCACGACAACGCCACACTGTTAAGTGCAATCACTTTGGTACAGTTAATTCAGCCGGGCCTTGGCTGTATCTATGGAACCGTCACCACGCCGACCGACATGCGCACCATTCAGCTGGCCATTGGTTCGCCGGAATCCTACCTGATGATGATGGGCTCAATTGCCATGGCAAGATTTTATGGTTTCCCGGTACGCTCTGGCGTTGGAGGAAGCAACAGCTTCGATTTGGACTACCAGGCAGGGGTTGACGCGTTTATGATGCTGGAGCCGGGCTTCATGGGCAAAACGGATTTTATGCTTAACTCGGTGGGAAGTTATGGCACCTATAATCTCGGAAGCCCTGAAAAGATGGTCCTGGACGAGCAGACGATTCTTTATCAGAAACGCATCAACGAAGGGCTGAACGTGACGGCTGAAACCATTATGTTTGATAACATTAAGGAGATTGGGCCAAGAGGTAGCTATCTCCAGGGAAGAACGCCTAAAATTTACCGAAAAGAGCATTTCCTACCGCTTCTGTTTAACCGCGACGGGGGCAAACCGGGCGCTTTGATGGAAAGCAAAGGAACGCTTATTGAAAGAGCGAGCAAAGAGGTCGAAAAGAGATACGAGGCCTATAAAGCGCCAGATTTGACGAACAGACAAAAAGAACTGCTGAACACGTATCTGCCGGAGGGCTACAAATTTTAA
- a CDS encoding sigma-54 interaction domain-containing protein has protein sequence MSPCALDKKMMLEILNNLFPGIFITDKRGKVLYVNPAIIRQYGNKPEDLVNVIDWGKWEGIVFPIIYRHQLREQRLLLYKQYFRLSNAYHTSATVPVFHGKGPYDYTVHVIQEDSLRPDAPESERPFPAFSQNAAMQSKLEQLMTMAGSDLPILLQGESGTGKTYYARLIHANSPRRDAPFIMLNCGAIPESLIESELFGYAGGAFTGAEKNGRKGFFEMADQGTLFLDEIGDMPLHLQAKLLHVLESQTIRPVGSTESIPIDVRIITATNRDIHSLISDKKFRQDLYWRISAYTSIITPLREHREDIIPLALEFLEDLNHEYQTHKHFYPLIFIYLLSYPWPGNIRELKNAVERAFILTSSNEINEERLPRDILGVFKDRMYKYSHDYNGIIRQAEAVLLNIAITAQGSDSTQKIAEFLNITYTQALYLKEKHQP, from the coding sequence ATGAGCCCATGTGCGCTGGATAAAAAAATGATGCTGGAAATATTAAACAACCTCTTTCCTGGTATTTTTATCACAGACAAAAGAGGAAAGGTGCTCTATGTCAACCCCGCCATTATCAGGCAGTATGGCAACAAGCCGGAAGATCTGGTGAATGTGATCGACTGGGGAAAATGGGAGGGCATTGTTTTTCCAATAATTTACAGGCATCAGCTCAGAGAGCAGAGACTGCTGCTTTACAAACAGTACTTTCGGTTATCGAATGCCTATCACACCTCAGCAACTGTGCCTGTTTTTCATGGGAAGGGCCCGTATGACTATACCGTCCATGTGATTCAGGAAGACAGTCTGAGGCCAGATGCGCCAGAGTCGGAGCGCCCTTTCCCCGCCTTCTCCCAAAATGCGGCCATGCAGTCTAAGCTTGAACAGCTGATGACCATGGCCGGATCAGATTTACCCATACTGCTCCAGGGTGAAAGCGGAACAGGAAAAACCTACTATGCCCGTCTGATTCACGCGAACAGCCCGAGAAGGGATGCGCCCTTCATTATGCTTAACTGCGGTGCGATTCCGGAATCCCTTATCGAAAGTGAGCTCTTTGGGTATGCCGGAGGTGCGTTTACCGGGGCAGAAAAAAATGGCAGGAAAGGCTTTTTTGAAATGGCCGATCAAGGGACGCTTTTCCTCGATGAAATTGGAGATATGCCCCTGCATTTACAGGCAAAGCTGCTGCATGTTCTCGAAAGCCAGACCATACGCCCTGTTGGCTCAACGGAATCCATTCCCATTGATGTGCGTATTATTACCGCGACAAACAGAGACATTCACAGTCTCATTTCAGACAAAAAGTTTCGTCAGGATCTCTATTGGAGGATCAGCGCTTATACCAGCATTATTACCCCGCTGCGGGAACACAGGGAAGATATTATCCCTTTAGCCCTTGAGTTTTTAGAGGATTTGAACCATGAATACCAGACTCATAAGCATTTCTACCCATTAATTTTTATCTACCTGCTCTCCTATCCGTGGCCCGGGAATATCCGGGAGCTTAAAAATGCTGTCGAGCGGGCCTTTATCTTGACGAGCAGCAACGAAATTAATGAGGAACGCCTGCCCAGGGATATTCTGGGTGTTTTTAAAGACCGGATGTACAAATACAGTCATGATTACAACGGTATTATCCGCCAGGCCGAGGCAGTGCTTTTGAATATTGCCATCACAGCCCAGGGGTCAGATTCAACTCAAAAAATTGCCGAGTTTTTAAACATTACCTATACTCAGGCTCTATACCTAAAGGAAAAGCACCAGCCATGA